A genomic stretch from Bordetella sp. N includes:
- a CDS encoding NADP-dependent oxidoreductase — protein sequence MQAALIRQYGALADVVIDTLPATAPAADEVQVRIEAASVNPLDVKLISGLLREVFPTTLPYVPGGDFSGVVSALGADVTGLRVGDRVVGRRAPKAGGAFAGYTTAKAAAVVRMPDAMSFEQAAALPSAFGTAHLALFGVGKLRAGQRVLIHAGAGGVGGFATQLAKAAGAHVSATASAGNHGLLRELGADTVIDYRNEDFTQLPAVDLVLDTIGGDTLARSWQVLRDGGTLATLIDFAIAAPAGRHGQFVFFEHATEALQIAVDLFRQDKLQIVIDSLYPLEQIAVALQKTASGRARGKVIVRMGS from the coding sequence ATGCAAGCAGCATTGATCAGGCAGTACGGCGCGCTCGCCGATGTCGTCATCGACACCCTCCCCGCCACGGCGCCAGCCGCGGACGAAGTGCAAGTCCGCATCGAAGCCGCCAGCGTGAATCCGCTGGACGTGAAGCTTATCAGTGGCTTGCTACGGGAGGTCTTCCCGACCACGCTGCCCTACGTGCCAGGCGGCGATTTCAGTGGCGTCGTCAGCGCGCTGGGCGCGGACGTGACGGGCCTGCGCGTCGGCGACCGTGTGGTCGGCCGCCGGGCCCCCAAAGCGGGCGGCGCCTTCGCCGGCTACACCACGGCCAAGGCGGCGGCCGTGGTGCGTATGCCGGATGCCATGAGCTTCGAGCAGGCGGCAGCATTGCCCAGCGCGTTCGGCACCGCGCATCTGGCACTGTTCGGCGTGGGCAAGCTGCGCGCCGGCCAGCGCGTGCTGATACATGCCGGCGCCGGGGGCGTGGGCGGTTTTGCCACGCAGCTGGCCAAGGCGGCGGGCGCGCATGTCAGCGCCACCGCGTCGGCTGGCAACCATGGCCTGTTGCGGGAGCTGGGCGCCGATACCGTCATCGACTACCGCAACGAAGACTTCACGCAACTGCCGGCGGTCGACCTGGTGCTCGACACCATAGGCGGCGATACGCTCGCGCGCTCCTGGCAAGTGCTGCGCGACGGCGGCACCCTGGCCACCCTGATCGACTTCGCCATCGCGGCGCCGGCGGGCCGGCACGGTCAGTTCGTGTTTTTCGAACATGCCACCGAGGCCTTGCAAATCGCCGTCGATCTCTTCCGGCAGGACAAGCTCCAGATCGTGATCGACAGCCTTTACCCGCTGGAACAGATCGCGGTAGCGCTGCAAAAGACCGCGTCGGGCCGCGCGCGCGGCAAGGTCATCGTACGCATGGGAAGCTGA
- a CDS encoding ester cyclase: MQATTPTTTDAARLATERQAVLNLYEVFNQKNPDLLAQAVAPTWKDIPLAPGQGPGPDGFKPVVQGFFDAFPDVRIHIHDLVQLPGKIAVRAEISGTHQGALFGIPATGKRVSFRIHEFHELDGERITTTWHMEDWFALFLQLGQFPAN, encoded by the coding sequence ATGCAAGCCACCACACCCACCACCACCGACGCAGCCCGCCTGGCAACGGAACGGCAGGCCGTCCTGAATCTCTACGAAGTCTTCAACCAGAAGAACCCCGACCTGCTGGCGCAAGCCGTGGCGCCGACGTGGAAGGACATCCCGCTGGCACCCGGCCAGGGCCCCGGTCCGGACGGCTTCAAGCCTGTCGTGCAGGGCTTCTTCGATGCTTTCCCCGATGTGCGGATCCACATCCACGACCTGGTGCAATTGCCCGGCAAGATCGCCGTGCGCGCCGAGATCAGCGGTACGCACCAGGGCGCCCTGTTCGGCATCCCCGCCACGGGCAAGCGCGTGAGCTTCCGCATCCATGAGTTCCATGAACTCGATGGCGAGCGCATCACCACCACCTGGCACATGGAAGACTGGTTCGCCCTGTTCCTGCAACTGGGTCAATTTCCCGCCAATTGA
- a CDS encoding LysR family transcriptional regulator, with translation MDFNGVDLNLLAAFDALMQERNVTRAAARVGVSQPAMSAALGRLRAVFGDHLFQRSAAGLLPTARAQQIAEGVTLALQQIAAVLQPEADFVARTATLTFTLGLSDYPAFVILPRLLSALALEAPDVLIDVVSFSGRDDAVALLDAGKIDVAIGVAPTVQESRIMTREILRDEFVTLVRKDHPAARKGMNLKAYLALEHVLVSPEGSSYGVVDQALADHGKKRRVQIALPQMFAVPAILARSDYAATLLRRVALHSAVAGKLAIFPPPVSLPQVAFHLIWHRRNDSPSAQTWLRDHIARVAGELMSGH, from the coding sequence ATGGATTTCAATGGCGTCGATTTGAATCTGCTGGCTGCGTTCGATGCGCTGATGCAGGAGCGCAACGTGACGCGCGCGGCCGCCCGCGTCGGTGTCAGCCAGCCGGCCATGAGCGCGGCACTGGGGCGATTGCGCGCCGTGTTCGGCGACCACCTGTTCCAGCGCAGCGCCGCCGGCCTGCTGCCCACGGCGCGTGCGCAGCAGATCGCGGAAGGGGTGACGCTGGCGCTACAGCAGATCGCCGCCGTCCTGCAGCCCGAAGCCGACTTTGTCGCGCGGACGGCGACGCTGACCTTCACGCTGGGGCTGTCGGACTATCCGGCTTTCGTCATCCTGCCGCGATTGCTGTCAGCGCTTGCGCTGGAGGCGCCCGATGTGTTGATCGATGTCGTGTCCTTCTCCGGTCGTGACGATGCCGTGGCACTGCTGGACGCTGGCAAGATCGACGTGGCGATCGGCGTGGCGCCGACCGTTCAGGAAAGCCGCATCATGACGCGCGAGATCCTGCGCGACGAGTTCGTAACCCTGGTGCGCAAAGACCATCCGGCGGCGCGCAAGGGCATGAATCTGAAAGCCTATCTGGCGCTGGAGCATGTGCTGGTTTCGCCGGAGGGAAGCAGTTATGGCGTGGTTGACCAGGCCTTGGCCGATCATGGCAAGAAACGCCGCGTCCAGATCGCGTTGCCGCAGATGTTCGCGGTGCCGGCGATCCTGGCGCGCAGCGACTACGCCGCTACCTTGCTACGCCGGGTAGCGCTGCATTCCGCGGTGGCCGGCAAGCTGGCGATCTTCCCGCCGCCCGTATCCCTGCCCCAGGTCGCCTTTCATCTGATCTGGCATCGCCGCAACGACAGCCCCTCCGCCCAGACCTGGTTACGCGACCACATCGCCCGCGTCGCAGGTGAGTTGATGAGCGGACATTAG